One segment of Amycolatopsis alba DSM 44262 DNA contains the following:
- a CDS encoding YciI family protein — MRFMVIVKSDEKTDAAGAQPSAEELQEMGKFNEELVKAGVMLAGEGLHPSSEGFRIQYSGDTEARVVDGPFAESKELIAGYWILQVKDRAEVIEWMKRAPFREGEIEIRRVFELEEFSDATPEIIEHEKKLREQAEANQA, encoded by the coding sequence ATGCGGTTCATGGTGATCGTGAAGAGCGACGAGAAGACCGACGCGGCCGGTGCGCAGCCGAGCGCCGAGGAGCTGCAGGAGATGGGGAAGTTCAACGAGGAACTGGTGAAGGCCGGCGTCATGCTCGCGGGTGAAGGACTGCACCCCAGCTCCGAGGGTTTCCGCATCCAGTACTCCGGCGACACCGAGGCCAGGGTCGTCGACGGGCCCTTCGCCGAGAGCAAGGAACTCATCGCGGGCTACTGGATCCTGCAGGTCAAGGACAGGGCCGAGGTCATCGAATGGATGAAGCGGGCGCCGTTCCGCGAGGGCGAGATCGAGATCCGCCGCGTGTTCGAGCTCGAAGAGTTCTCCGACGCCACCCCCGAGATCATCGAGCACGAGAAGAAGCTGCGGGAGCAGGCCGAGGCGAACCAGGCCTGA
- a CDS encoding small ribosomal subunit Rsm22 family protein gives MSALPEALRSALDEELGKYPQNRLTQSVERLSTRYRENAPASAPILSSEADIAAYAGYRMPATYAAVHAVLAEAALRAPGFAPRTQIDIGGGTGAAIWAAAEVWPSLEESTVVEQVSGAIALGRRLAGSAIAQAVRGSTWRQGLIDPAAAAPDADLVTLSYVLGELPEPRRADVVRWLSAKAAMLVLIEPGTPAGYERIVEARDQLVELGLSLVAPCPHEGACPIPRGKDWCHFSARLPRTGLHRQLKSGTLGFEDEKFSYVVASRTAPDRAEGRILRHPAKRKGMVSLSLCAEAGLTETIVTKRHGTAYRAARDAEWGDAWPI, from the coding sequence GTGTCCGCACTCCCCGAAGCCCTTCGCTCCGCCCTCGATGAAGAGCTGGGCAAGTACCCGCAGAACAGGCTGACCCAGTCCGTCGAGCGGCTCAGCACGCGCTACCGCGAGAACGCCCCCGCGAGCGCGCCCATCCTGTCCTCCGAGGCCGACATCGCGGCGTACGCGGGCTACCGGATGCCGGCCACCTACGCGGCCGTACACGCTGTTCTCGCCGAAGCCGCCCTCCGCGCTCCAGGGTTCGCTCCGCGCACGCAGATCGACATCGGCGGCGGGACCGGGGCAGCGATCTGGGCCGCGGCCGAGGTGTGGCCGTCGCTGGAGGAGAGCACGGTCGTCGAGCAGGTCTCCGGGGCGATCGCGCTGGGACGACGGCTCGCGGGCAGCGCCATCGCCCAGGCCGTACGGGGCTCGACCTGGCGGCAGGGGCTGATCGACCCGGCCGCTGCGGCCCCGGACGCCGATCTGGTGACCCTTTCCTACGTCCTCGGCGAGCTGCCCGAGCCCCGCCGGGCCGACGTCGTCCGTTGGCTGTCGGCGAAGGCCGCGATGCTGGTGCTGATCGAACCCGGTACCCCCGCGGGCTACGAACGCATCGTCGAAGCGCGGGACCAGCTCGTCGAGCTCGGGCTTTCCCTGGTCGCGCCCTGCCCGCACGAGGGCGCCTGCCCGATCCCGCGCGGCAAGGACTGGTGTCACTTCTCCGCACGGCTCCCGCGCACCGGCCTGCACCGCCAGCTCAAATCCGGGACGCTCGGCTTCGAGGACGAGAAGTTCTCCTACGTCGTCGCCTCACGCACGGCGCCGGACCGGGCCGAGGGCCGGATCCTGCGGCATCCGGCCAAACGCAAGGGCATGGTCAGCCTGTCCCTGTGCGCCGAAGCCGGGCTCACCGAAACGATCGTCACCAAACGGCACGGCACGGCCTACCGGGCGGCCCGCGACGCCGAATGGGGCGATGCCTGGCCAATCTAG
- a CDS encoding LysR family transcriptional regulator yields the protein MFSLEQLVSFVAVAEELHYGRAAERLSMTQPPLSRRIQLLERELGVELFDRTHRTVRLTPAGRVFLVEARKILRSSQEATLYVRRARKGEVGVVTVGFTATAAYSYLERVLAAANAEAPGVDLVLREMVTSAQVEELLAGGVDLGMVRPPVTGGDIVTLPLWREPLLAALPSAHPLARRKKNPDVRDFDGEPFIMYSPSECRYFHDVLVAVFRTARVLPEYTQYASQAHTVLALVKAELGVALVPAAAAALRFEGVVLRPVDGVESRPVELELMWRRSNDNPALGALLTVIGNLARRARQSTVD from the coding sequence GTGTTTTCCCTGGAGCAGCTGGTGAGTTTCGTCGCGGTGGCCGAGGAACTGCACTACGGCCGGGCGGCGGAGCGGCTCTCGATGACCCAGCCGCCGTTGAGCAGGCGGATCCAGTTGCTGGAGCGGGAACTGGGGGTCGAGCTTTTCGACCGGACGCACCGCACCGTCCGGCTGACCCCGGCCGGACGGGTTTTTCTCGTCGAAGCAAGGAAAATACTGCGTTCGTCGCAAGAGGCGACGCTGTATGTCCGCCGGGCGAGGAAGGGCGAGGTCGGGGTCGTCACGGTCGGTTTCACCGCCACCGCGGCGTATTCGTACCTGGAACGAGTTCTCGCCGCGGCGAACGCCGAAGCGCCCGGCGTCGATCTGGTGCTGCGGGAAATGGTGACATCGGCGCAGGTGGAGGAGTTGCTGGCGGGCGGGGTCGATCTCGGCATGGTCCGCCCGCCGGTGACCGGCGGCGACATCGTGACCCTGCCGCTGTGGCGGGAACCGCTGCTGGCGGCGCTGCCGTCGGCGCATCCTTTGGCGCGGCGCAAGAAGAATCCCGACGTGCGTGACTTCGACGGCGAGCCGTTCATCATGTATTCGCCGTCGGAGTGCCGGTATTTCCACGACGTGCTCGTCGCGGTGTTCCGGACGGCGCGGGTGCTGCCGGAGTACACGCAATACGCCAGTCAGGCGCATACCGTGCTCGCACTGGTCAAGGCGGAACTCGGGGTCGCGCTGGTGCCGGCCGCGGCCGCCGCGCTGCGGTTCGAAGGTGTCGTGCTCCGCCCGGTGGACGGCGTCGAGAGCCGTCCGGTGGAACTCGAACTGATGTGGCGGCGGAGCAACGACAATCCGGCGCTCGGCGCGCTGCTCACCGTCATCGGCAATCTCGCGCGGCGCGCCCGTCAGTCCACAGTGGACTAG
- a CDS encoding ANTAR domain-containing protein, whose product MDEAFGVMRAHARSNNLKMLAVATGIIDRTVEIPR is encoded by the coding sequence GTGGACGAAGCGTTCGGCGTAATGCGCGCCCACGCGCGGAGCAACAATCTCAAGATGCTCGCCGTGGCGACCGGGATCATCGACCGCACAGTGGAAATCCCGCGCTGA
- a CDS encoding GAF domain-containing protein, giving the protein MTDPATVLRETFVELADTLVDDFDLIEFLDLLVFRCGDARGTLTMVAASDEQTRLLELFQLQNSEGPCLDCYRNAEPVFCPDLVRARGRWPKFS; this is encoded by the coding sequence ATGACCGACCCGGCGACCGTCTTACGGGAAACCTTCGTGGAGTTGGCGGACACCCTTGTCGATGACTTCGATCTCATCGAGTTCCTCGATCTGCTCGTGTTCCGATGCGGCGACGCGCGCGGCACGCTGACCATGGTGGCCGCGTCCGATGAACAGACCCGGCTGCTCGAATTGTTCCAGCTGCAGAACTCCGAGGGCCCGTGCCTGGACTGCTACCGGAACGCCGAGCCGGTGTTCTGCCCGGATCTGGTGCGTGCGCGCGGAAGATGGCCGAAGTTCTCGTGA
- a CDS encoding ANTAR domain-containing protein, which yields MTVEHACVVCGDVLEAAGVGLTLVAGEGLAEPVFATDERSRELEDLQFTLGEGPALEVLCEGMLIVVTDVTSSEAALRWPVFAPEAIDRGVKSIIAVPIQVGAIKVGVVDCYRELAGFPSREGQAEALVCVEAAIDLVVADADIGRPGLAEVIDLEFTEHRAQVHQATGIVSVQLDIGLPDALARLRAHAYAGDRKLNDVAKDVVLRRLTFRPESS from the coding sequence GTGACAGTGGAACATGCCTGTGTTGTCTGCGGAGATGTTCTCGAAGCCGCCGGAGTCGGGCTCACCCTGGTGGCGGGGGAAGGGCTCGCCGAGCCGGTCTTCGCCACCGACGAACGCAGCCGCGAATTGGAAGATCTGCAGTTCACGCTTGGTGAAGGACCGGCGCTGGAAGTGCTCTGCGAAGGTATGCTCATCGTCGTAACCGATGTGACCAGTTCAGAGGCGGCACTCCGCTGGCCGGTGTTCGCGCCCGAGGCGATCGACAGAGGCGTGAAATCGATCATCGCGGTGCCGATTCAGGTCGGTGCGATCAAAGTGGGTGTTGTCGACTGTTATCGAGAGCTCGCCGGATTCCCTTCGCGGGAAGGGCAGGCGGAGGCTCTCGTCTGCGTCGAGGCGGCGATCGACCTCGTCGTCGCCGATGCCGACATCGGCAGGCCCGGCCTCGCCGAAGTGATCGATCTCGAATTCACAGAGCACCGTGCCCAGGTGCATCAGGCCACCGGCATCGTGTCGGTCCAGCTCGACATCGGGCTACCGGACGCGCTCGCCCGCCTGCGCGCCCACGCCTACGCGGGCGACAGAAAGCTCAATGATGTCGCCAAAGACGTGGTGCTGCGACGGTTGACGTTCCGGCCCGAGTCGTCCTGA
- a CDS encoding sigma-70 family RNA polymerase sigma factor → MDGDEFPVRRTGGGETWISPACWDDLAKAAAGGEPHGMDFLMAALVPWARQYAETRLGGRDLTYLEPADVAQEICLAVFIAVPGYGLRGGSFLFLMRAIAANKVADVFRKAARSRQVLTGELPERPAGAADEPEQRALRTDLGVRLGRLLRMLPVSHREVLGMRVIGELTSNETAAALGTTSSRVRVTKHRAISRLRACAQRQDALS, encoded by the coding sequence ATGGACGGCGACGAGTTTCCGGTGCGAAGAACCGGTGGCGGTGAGACGTGGATTTCGCCTGCCTGCTGGGACGATCTGGCCAAGGCGGCGGCGGGCGGCGAACCGCACGGAATGGACTTCCTCATGGCCGCTCTCGTGCCGTGGGCGCGGCAGTACGCCGAGACCCGGCTCGGCGGCCGGGACCTGACCTATCTGGAACCCGCAGACGTCGCGCAGGAGATCTGCCTGGCGGTCTTCATCGCGGTTCCCGGCTATGGCCTGCGCGGCGGCTCCTTCCTGTTCCTCATGCGCGCCATCGCGGCGAACAAGGTCGCCGACGTCTTCCGGAAGGCCGCGCGGAGCAGACAGGTGCTGACCGGTGAACTGCCCGAGCGGCCGGCGGGCGCCGCGGACGAACCGGAGCAGCGCGCCCTGCGGACCGACCTCGGGGTCCGGCTCGGCAGGCTGCTGCGGATGCTCCCGGTCTCGCATCGCGAAGTGCTGGGAATGCGGGTGATCGGCGAGCTGACGTCGAACGAGACCGCGGCCGCACTCGGCACGACGTCATCACGTGTGCGGGTGACCAAGCACCGGGCGATCAGCAGGCTGCGTGCCTGCGCTCAGCGCCAGGACGCCTTGAGCTGA